A genomic window from Equus asinus isolate D_3611 breed Donkey chromosome 25, EquAss-T2T_v2, whole genome shotgun sequence includes:
- the LOC106841562 gene encoding lymphotactin gives MRPLLLALLGICCLTAQVVEGVGSEVLEKSICVSLTTRRLPVKNIKTYTIKEGSMRAIIFITKRGLKVCADPQVEWVKKAVESVDKTTRSRVIQTKPTGPQQTTKTATTLTT, from the exons ATGCGACCTCTCCTCCTGGCCTTGCTCGGGATCTGCTGTCTCACGGCGCAGGTTGTGGAAG GTGTGGGGAGTGAAGTCCTGGAAAAGAGCATATGTGTGAGTCTAACGACCCGGCGACTGCCAGTGAAAAACATCAAGACCTACACCATCAAGGAGGGCTCCATGAGAGCAATCAT ATTTATTACCAAACGGGGCCTTAAAGTCTGTGCTGACCCACAAGTTGAGTGGGTGAAAAAAGCAGTCGAAAGTGTGGACAAGACCACCAGAAGCAGAGTGATCCAGACCAAGCCTACAGGACCCCAACAAACCACCAAGACAGCTACGACCCTGACGACATAG